The sequence below is a genomic window from Meles meles unplaced genomic scaffold, mMelMel3.1 paternal haplotype, whole genome shotgun sequence.
ttcaacatagaattattatttgtaaatatccaAACCCTACTACATATCAGCTAAGCACCCTACATTAACAATGTATAAATGTGTCAAGAGTAGTATAGTGTTTATGGcaacatcatttacaatagccaaattatggaaacagtccaagtaTCTATCCATAAATGAAGgaacacacaatggaatagtattcagccattaaaaaagaatgaaatcttgtcaattgcaatgacatggatggggcTACAGAGTATAATAactcattcagagaaagactaatacagtatcatttcactcatatgtggaatttaaagaaaaaaatgagcaaagataaaaagaaagcaatggaaaaaagaaaggagaaggggagacaaacctaGAAACAGAttattaattatagagaacaaactgatagttaccaaaggggaggttggtgagggatgggttaaatagaggagatggattaaggagtgcacttgtgacaAGTACCAGGTGATAGatggaattgttgaattaatacattgtacacctgaaagtaatataacactgtatgttcattATGTtggaattagaatttttaaaaagagccgtATAAATAAAATTGGTAACTCTTTCAAAGGCAAAATGTCATCTTTTTATCAATGGTTTTCAAAACTAATTAGATCCTAATGTAGGGAGAGAAATATAAAGTGGgaactttgtttcttctttaccCCTTGCTCTATCCCTATTAAATCAGACaagctttaatttttctcttttatgtgtattttccaCACTGTAAGATTGttttagcaaaaataaataaagacaaaagcactttttcttaaataaacaaaagaaaaatgaatgaataattaaatattcttgagcaaatgacataattttttttcaccattACCTCTGATTTTAAGAGTAATAGCAAAACAAGTATGTCATCCTTCAGTGAGTGATTGTATGGTGTGGCATACAAAATTCTTCTAAGGATGTTCTTCCAGTAATTtgatatttttgagattcatgaATGAGGTGGGTCTTCCTTAGGACCCAAATGTAAAGACTAATTTCTCAAAGCAACCTATAGCCCCAGGAAACACTGAATAAAGAGGGAAATTACATGGTGAGATGTGACTGATTTGTCTTGATTTTGTCCATGGCTGCATGAGAATGTTTTAAACAAACCAACTATTTATCTTCTGTGCCCAACTTCCCCTCTCATACCCATGTCTTTAGTGTAACCTACAGAGCTATGGAGTGGGGCAATTATTCCATGTATGCTGACTTTGTTCTCCGGGGCTTATTCAGCAACACCCGCTTTCCCTGGCTTCTCTTTGCCCTCATCCTTTTGGTCTTTGTCATCTCCATAGCCAGCAACACCATCATGATCATTCTCATCCACATGGACTCTCGCCTTCACATCCCCATGTACTACTTGCTCAGCCAGCTCTCCCTCATGGATATCTTGTACATTTCTACCATTGTGCCAAAGATGCTGGTTGACCAGATGATGGGCCAGAGGGCCATATCCTTTGCAGGATGCACTGCCCAGAACTTCCTTTACTTGACCTTGGCAGGGGCTGAGTTTTTCCTCCTAGGACTAATGTCCTATGACCGTTATGTAGCCATCTGCAGCCCCTTGCACTATCCTGTCCTCATGAGCCGAAAGGTCTGCTTGTTGATTGTGGTGGCAGCCTGGCTGGGAGGGTCCATAGATGGCTTCCTGCTCACTCCAGTGACAATGCAGTTCCCTTTCTGTGCCTCTC
It includes:
- the LOC123936512 gene encoding olfactory receptor 2T27-like, whose protein sequence is MEWGNYSMYADFVLRGLFSNTRFPWLLFALILLVFVISIASNTIMIILIHMDSRLHIPMYYLLSQLSLMDILYISTIVPKMLVDQMMGQRAISFAGCTAQNFLYLTLAGAEFFLLGLMSYDRYVAICSPLHYPVLMSRKVCLLIVVAAWLGGSIDGFLLTPVTMQFPFCASREINHVFCEVPALLKLSCTDTSTCETAMHVCCIMMLLIPFSVISASYTRILITVYRMSEAEGRRKAVTTCSSHMVVVSLFYCAAIYTYVLPHSYHTPEKDKGVSAFYTILTPLLKPLIYSLRNIDVTGALKKSLGRCLSSVSVSTF